One part of the Paraglaciecola sp. L3A3 genome encodes these proteins:
- a CDS encoding DUF2489 domain-containing protein — protein sequence MYIIALILAVLIVFAMAFYAGTLLFKLKNQNEARKIKVNKRIANITESIQTIAKAVEQKQCNLSEASIRLYHLLESLPILDKPDFSLQYPGLFELYNAVKDLPTHKDRSQQPKLVTRKQDIQRESLEAKLEPQIIAEMKQLTHFSINQ from the coding sequence ATGTATATTATTGCCCTTATACTTGCAGTTCTTATTGTTTTTGCTATGGCATTTTACGCAGGTACACTGCTATTTAAATTAAAGAATCAAAATGAAGCGCGGAAAATCAAGGTTAATAAACGAATCGCTAATATAACAGAAAGCATTCAAACTATTGCTAAAGCAGTAGAACAAAAACAATGTAATCTTTCTGAAGCGAGTATTCGCCTGTATCATTTATTAGAAAGTTTGCCCATTTTGGACAAGCCTGATTTTTCTCTACAATACCCAGGATTATTCGAACTTTATAATGCAGTTAAAGATTTACCTACTCATAAAGATAGGAGTCAACAGCCAAAATTAGTAACCAGAAAACAAGATATACAAAGAGAATCGTTAGAAGCAAAGTTAGAGCCACAAATCATTGCAGAAATGAAACAATTAACTCATTTTTCTATTAACCAATAG
- the yihI gene encoding Der GTPase-activating protein YihI, with product MPRKKKSRKVGQIGIPKSSSNTRKPKPAEQRTRKHLGKPAGSRNSEVILNKDSVNNNAPKDPRHGSKKPIDLFPTETKKETTSKVKHFSPAKELETIEKDEKLSSLLDKAELGKKLSKEEQNYVDKNLARHKVLCGLLGLDNEEEDTSEHTADPFTSFESINIDDYKD from the coding sequence ATGCCCAGAAAGAAAAAGTCTCGTAAAGTAGGTCAAATTGGCATACCTAAATCATCTTCAAATACTCGCAAACCTAAGCCTGCAGAGCAACGAACTAGAAAACATCTAGGTAAGCCTGCTGGGAGCCGTAATAGTGAAGTAATACTTAACAAAGATTCGGTTAATAATAACGCCCCTAAAGATCCCCGGCATGGCAGTAAAAAACCTATAGATCTATTTCCGACAGAAACCAAAAAAGAAACAACTTCAAAAGTTAAACACTTTTCCCCTGCTAAAGAATTAGAAACAATTGAAAAAGATGAAAAACTTTCATCTTTATTAGATAAAGCAGAACTAGGTAAAAAACTAAGTAAAGAAGAGCAGAATTATGTAGATAAAAACTTAGCAAGACACAAAGTTTTATGTGGTCTTCTTGGGTTAGATAATGAAGAAGAGGACACTTCTGAACATACAGCTGATCCTTTTACCTCTTTTGAATCCATCAATATAGATGACTATAAAGACTAA
- a CDS encoding cytochrome c, translating to MKNISLLICLLLSFSASSFAQGDAEKGKAKSVACGACHGADGNSAISMNPKLAGQHVSYLVKQLNEFKLASQTGGKEGRNNAVMNGMAAALSEQDIQDIAAYFSSQTGSAGETPEDFVELGRKLYNGGDLERGITACIACHGPRGNGTSLSGFPDISGQHTDYIKSQLKAFRSGDRNNSLNGMMEDIAKKMTDNDIEVLANYISGLH from the coding sequence ATGAAAAATATAAGTCTGCTAATTTGTCTACTTTTAAGCTTTAGTGCTTCATCTTTCGCCCAAGGCGATGCCGAAAAAGGTAAAGCCAAATCTGTAGCCTGTGGAGCCTGCCACGGTGCAGACGGAAATAGTGCAATTTCAATGAACCCTAAACTAGCAGGTCAACATGTTAGTTATTTAGTTAAACAACTAAATGAATTTAAATTGGCTAGTCAAACAGGTGGAAAAGAAGGACGTAATAATGCCGTAATGAATGGTATGGCTGCAGCCCTCTCTGAACAGGATATACAAGACATAGCTGCATATTTTTCCAGTCAAACAGGTTCTGCTGGTGAGACACCTGAAGATTTTGTTGAGCTTGGTAGAAAACTTTATAATGGCGGTGATTTAGAGCGAGGTATTACAGCATGTATTGCTTGTCATGGCCCTCGAGGAAATGGCACAAGTCTATCTGGTTTTCCAGATATTAGTGGCCAACATACTGATTACATAAAAAGCCAATTAAAAGCATTCCGTTCTGGAGATCGCAACAATTCTTTAAACGGTATGATGGAAGATATAGCTAAAAAGATGACAGACAATGATATTGAAGTATTAGCTAATTACATTTCAGGTTTACACTAA
- the yihA gene encoding ribosome biogenesis GTP-binding protein YihA/YsxC — translation MSYYSQVKFSISAPDISHLGADEGIEIAFAGRSNAGKSSALNKLTRQKGLARTSKTPGRTQLINVFTLDETRRLVDLPGYGFAQVPLEIKKKWQKSLGEYLQKRESIKGLVVLMDIRHPFKDLDQELIHWAVAAGLPVLALLTKADKLKSGKRKQQLLMTREAAMAFCGDVTVEVFSSLNGIGLEQLEQKLNQWFGLIKD, via the coding sequence GTGAGTTATTATAGTCAAGTGAAATTCAGCATAAGTGCACCAGATATTTCACACTTAGGTGCGGATGAAGGTATAGAAATTGCCTTTGCAGGCCGTTCAAATGCAGGTAAATCAAGTGCACTGAATAAGTTAACAAGACAAAAAGGTTTAGCAAGAACGAGTAAGACACCTGGTCGGACTCAGTTAATTAACGTATTTACTTTAGATGAGACCCGCAGATTAGTGGATTTGCCAGGTTATGGCTTTGCTCAAGTGCCATTAGAAATCAAAAAGAAATGGCAAAAATCTTTAGGCGAATATTTGCAAAAGAGGGAAAGTATAAAAGGGTTAGTTGTACTTATGGATATTCGCCATCCTTTTAAAGATTTAGATCAAGAGCTTATTCATTGGGCTGTAGCGGCAGGTTTACCGGTATTAGCCTTATTGACTAAAGCAGATAAATTAAAATCTGGAAAACGAAAGCAACAGTTATTAATGACCCGAGAGGCTGCTATGGCTTTTTGTGGTGATGTAACAGTGGAGGTTTTTTCATCTTTAAATGGTATTGGACTTGAACAGTTAGAACAGAAGCTTAATCAGTGGTTTGGCTTGATAAAAGATTAA
- the polA gene encoding DNA polymerase I: MTNQDKIPTSNPLILVDGSSYLFRAYHVPYLQALSTSYGQPTGAITGVLNMIKSLQKDYPSGNIIVIFDAKGKTFRNDLYPEYKANRPPMPDDLRTQIAPLHNIIEALGLPLLVIDGVEADDVIGTLAHQASQLGMETVISTGDKDMAQLVTPHVRLINTMTNVELDEAGVFEKFGVKPEQIIDYLALMGDKVDNIPGVDKCGPKTAAKWLNEHQTLEQVIENAEQVKGKIGEHLRNAIPHLPLSYELATIKLDVDLPVEVQDLKANQQNTDKLLELAKQFELKRLITEVEKNAQSSATPSTGQQEQRPAVEVDYQCILTQEEFNNWVEKLKSADLFAFDTETTSLNYMEAEIVGVSFAIYEGEAAYVPLGHDYLDAPQQLDKKDVLAILKPILQNSKIKKVGQHLKYDKNVLANYDINLQGIAFDTMLESYVLNSVATKHDMDSLANFYLGVDTIHFEDIAGKGSKQLTFNQIELEQAAPYAAEDADITLRLHNVLAEKLKSETDLNSIFTEIELPLSSVLARMEQFGVLIDSQQLAQQSQDLALRIINLEKEVYELAGEEFNLASPKQLQEILYKKMDLPVLKKTPKGAPSTAEEVLQELAINYPLPKLLMEYRGLSKLKNTYTDKLPKMINMRTGRVHTSYHQAIAATGRLSSTEPNLQNIPIRTEEGRRVRQAFVARPGYKIVAADYSQIELRIMAHLSGDKGLLTAFAAGKDIHTATASEVFSTPIDAVSIEQRRNAKAINFGLIYGMSAFGLSRQLNITRHDAQKYMDLYFERYPAVLTYMEDTRTLAKEKGYVSTVFGRRLYLPEINASNGMRRKGAERAAINAPMQGTAADIIKKAMLAVDHWISEQTDNDIKMIMQVHDELVFEIKEQKIEEYKTQIISLMENAVSLDVPLIVEAGVGENWDEAH; encoded by the coding sequence ATGACAAACCAAGACAAAATACCTACCTCTAATCCTCTTATATTAGTGGATGGCTCTTCATATTTATTTCGAGCTTATCATGTACCTTACTTACAAGCTTTGTCGACATCTTATGGGCAACCAACTGGCGCCATCACAGGTGTTTTGAATATGATCAAAAGTTTGCAGAAGGATTATCCATCTGGAAACATCATTGTCATATTTGATGCGAAAGGAAAAACGTTCAGAAATGACCTATATCCTGAATACAAAGCCAACCGCCCGCCTATGCCTGATGACTTAAGAACCCAAATCGCTCCTTTACACAATATTATCGAAGCCTTAGGTTTACCATTATTGGTAATAGATGGAGTTGAAGCTGACGATGTTATAGGTACTCTTGCTCATCAAGCCTCTCAATTAGGAATGGAAACTGTCATATCTACTGGCGATAAAGATATGGCTCAATTGGTCACTCCTCATGTCAGGTTAATTAATACTATGACCAATGTAGAATTAGATGAAGCCGGTGTATTTGAAAAATTCGGAGTCAAGCCAGAGCAGATTATCGATTATTTAGCATTAATGGGGGATAAAGTAGACAACATCCCTGGTGTAGATAAATGCGGACCCAAAACCGCAGCCAAATGGTTGAATGAACACCAAACACTTGAGCAAGTGATAGAAAATGCCGAGCAAGTAAAAGGGAAAATAGGTGAACACTTACGAAATGCTATCCCCCACCTGCCCTTATCTTATGAACTTGCCACAATAAAATTAGATGTCGATTTACCAGTTGAAGTACAAGATTTAAAAGCGAATCAGCAGAATACAGATAAGTTATTAGAACTAGCAAAACAATTTGAATTAAAGAGATTAATTACAGAAGTAGAAAAAAACGCTCAATCCTCAGCGACCCCTTCTACAGGACAGCAAGAACAAAGGCCAGCTGTCGAAGTAGATTATCAGTGTATTCTCACTCAAGAAGAATTTAATAACTGGGTTGAGAAGTTAAAAAGTGCCGATTTATTTGCCTTTGATACCGAAACCACAAGCTTAAATTACATGGAAGCGGAAATAGTAGGCGTGTCATTTGCAATTTATGAAGGTGAAGCCGCATATGTCCCTTTAGGACACGATTACCTTGATGCTCCGCAACAGCTTGATAAAAAAGATGTGTTAGCAATATTAAAACCTATTTTACAAAATTCAAAAATCAAAAAGGTGGGGCAACATCTCAAATATGATAAAAATGTATTAGCCAATTATGACATTAATTTACAAGGCATTGCATTCGACACTATGTTGGAATCCTATGTTTTAAATAGTGTCGCCACTAAACATGATATGGATAGTTTAGCCAACTTTTACTTAGGCGTAGATACAATACATTTTGAAGATATAGCCGGAAAAGGCAGCAAACAGCTTACATTCAATCAAATTGAGCTTGAACAAGCAGCACCATACGCAGCAGAAGATGCTGATATCACACTTAGATTACACAATGTTCTTGCAGAAAAGCTAAAAAGTGAAACGGATTTAAATTCAATATTTACTGAAATAGAACTCCCTCTTTCCAGCGTACTTGCTCGTATGGAGCAATTTGGTGTCTTAATTGATAGCCAACAATTAGCCCAACAAAGCCAAGATTTAGCATTAAGAATTATCAATTTAGAAAAAGAAGTATACGAACTTGCTGGCGAAGAATTTAATTTAGCTTCGCCCAAACAATTGCAAGAAATTTTGTATAAAAAAATGGATTTGCCGGTACTTAAAAAAACACCTAAAGGGGCTCCCTCTACTGCTGAAGAGGTACTACAAGAGTTAGCTATCAATTACCCTCTTCCAAAATTACTTATGGAATACAGAGGATTAAGTAAACTTAAAAATACTTATACTGATAAATTACCTAAAATGATTAACATGCGTACAGGCCGTGTACATACCTCGTATCATCAGGCAATTGCTGCCACAGGTCGTTTATCTTCTACTGAACCAAACTTACAAAACATTCCAATCAGAACTGAAGAAGGCCGTAGAGTCAGACAAGCATTTGTTGCTAGACCTGGCTATAAAATAGTTGCGGCCGATTACTCTCAAATTGAATTACGTATTATGGCCCACCTGTCTGGCGATAAAGGTTTGTTGACTGCATTTGCGGCAGGCAAAGACATACATACAGCCACTGCTTCAGAGGTATTCTCTACACCTATTGATGCAGTCAGCATAGAACAACGGAGGAACGCAAAGGCAATTAACTTCGGATTGATTTATGGCATGTCAGCATTTGGACTATCAAGACAATTAAATATTACACGTCACGACGCGCAAAAATACATGGATCTATATTTTGAACGTTACCCTGCAGTGTTAACTTACATGGAAGACACCCGTACCCTAGCGAAAGAAAAAGGATACGTCTCCACTGTATTTGGCCGTAGATTGTATTTACCTGAAATAAACGCCAGTAATGGCATGCGCAGAAAAGGCGCAGAAAGAGCCGCGATTAATGCACCTATGCAAGGAACAGCAGCTGATATCATTAAAAAAGCCATGTTAGCAGTAGATCATTGGATTTCAGAGCAAACCGACAACGACATTAAAATGATCATGCAAGTTCATGATGAATTAGTGTTTGAAATAAAGGAACAAAAAATTGAAGAATATAAAACTCAAATAATATCTTTAATGGAGAATGCAGTATCTCTAGATGTACCTTTAATAGTTGAAGCTGGAGTCGGAGAAAACTGGGATGAAGCTCATTAA
- a CDS encoding TrkH family potassium uptake protein — protein MQYRTIIRILGLLIALLSVTMIPPVIVSIIYADGSGLPFLMAFVLCLATGLIIWYPNRQYKFDLRAKEGFLIVVLFWTVLASFGALPFLLLEQPQMSTTDAFFESFSGLTTTGATVIEGIDFLPKAVQFYRQQLQWLGGMGIIVLAVAILPILGVGGMQLYRAETPGPVKDSKMTPRIADTAKHLWYIYLSLTIACTISYWAVGMNWFDAICHAFSTIAIGGFSNYDASLGHFDSFGVNLVCVVFLWIAALNFALHYAAASGRSLKGYIHDPELKTFFWIQFSLILICFLVLLHHNWFDDVGVTFDKALIQSVSFSTTAGFATTDFSNWPVFLPIVLIFSSFIGGCAGSTGGGLKVIRVLLLFVQGNREVNRLIHPKAVYSVKLGERALPDRVVEAVWGFFSAYAMIFVIIMVCLIGTGMDDVTAFTATAATLNNLGPGLGEVAGTYANVSDGGKWLLILGMLFGRLEVFSLLVLFSPTFWRS, from the coding sequence ATGCAATACCGTACCATTATTCGTATTTTAGGATTACTTATTGCGTTACTTAGCGTCACTATGATCCCACCCGTAATTGTTTCCATTATTTATGCTGATGGTAGTGGCTTACCTTTTTTAATGGCTTTTGTTTTATGTTTAGCCACAGGCTTAATTATTTGGTATCCAAATAGGCAATATAAGTTTGATTTAAGAGCGAAAGAAGGTTTCTTAATCGTAGTTTTATTTTGGACTGTATTGGCTAGTTTTGGCGCATTACCTTTTTTACTACTTGAACAGCCACAAATGTCTACAACAGACGCTTTTTTTGAATCATTCTCCGGTTTAACAACTACTGGTGCCACTGTTATCGAGGGTATCGATTTTTTACCAAAAGCGGTGCAATTTTATCGCCAACAATTACAGTGGTTGGGAGGTATGGGGATCATTGTTTTAGCCGTCGCTATTTTACCTATTTTAGGGGTAGGAGGCATGCAGTTATATCGAGCTGAAACACCTGGTCCAGTGAAAGATTCTAAGATGACGCCTAGAATTGCGGATACGGCTAAACATCTTTGGTACATATATTTGTCGCTTACTATTGCCTGTACCATTTCATACTGGGCAGTGGGAATGAATTGGTTTGATGCAATTTGCCATGCATTTTCAACTATCGCTATTGGTGGCTTTAGTAATTACGATGCCAGTTTGGGTCACTTTGATAGTTTTGGTGTTAACCTAGTTTGTGTTGTCTTTTTATGGATAGCGGCGCTGAATTTTGCTCTACATTATGCAGCAGCTAGTGGGCGCTCTCTAAAAGGTTATATCCATGATCCAGAGTTAAAAACCTTCTTTTGGATACAATTTTCTCTCATCCTTATTTGTTTTCTGGTTTTGCTACATCACAATTGGTTTGATGACGTTGGAGTAACATTCGACAAGGCTTTAATTCAGTCTGTTTCATTTAGTACTACTGCAGGTTTTGCTACCACTGATTTTTCAAATTGGCCTGTATTTTTGCCAATTGTATTGATTTTCTCTAGTTTTATAGGAGGCTGCGCAGGTTCAACTGGTGGCGGATTGAAAGTGATTCGAGTGTTGTTACTTTTTGTTCAAGGTAACAGAGAAGTGAATCGTCTTATTCATCCTAAAGCAGTATATTCCGTTAAATTGGGCGAACGTGCTTTACCCGATAGAGTAGTAGAGGCCGTTTGGGGTTTTTTCTCTGCCTATGCGATGATTTTTGTCATTATAATGGTTTGTTTAATAGGTACCGGTATGGACGATGTAACCGCTTTTACTGCTACAGCTGCGACATTAAATAATTTGGGCCCAGGTTTAGGTGAAGTTGCGGGTACTTATGCAAATGTAAGTGATGGCGGAAAGTGGTTATTAATTTTAGGTATGTTATTTGGACGACTAGAAGTATTTTCTCTTCTCGTTCTGTTTTCTCCGACATTTTGGCGCAGTTAA
- a CDS encoding CsgG/HfaB family protein, with amino-acid sequence MYQPHSGMKQIATTDHRSSIKKPITKFIVVTLLSTLVSSCMSTIPQMGDTDGNTITGGAGGGNAEGNNSSLEQCDQTLGTLTVFEDTKQAWWRTYRSRYPKLGSTLPVIRLMIQQSNCFVIVERGAAMSSMNRERQLMQSGQLRSGSNIGGGQMVAADYTLSPSIQFSAEGTKGLQAAGGALLGGLGSLIGGGVKKNEASTTLLLIDNRSGVQVSAAVGSAGNWDFNLFNGLFAGPIAGGARGFSNTPEGKIITTSFADSFNQMVKALRNYKPQQVEGGLGKGGRLTIGGADDPMPQATNIAPIAPAPLPAPNPVYVEPTPKVVKKPRSQSFYIDDNYDEKALNKYYDWLKNHAPLIAALGSMSTEQMEKAGNGMMNYRTLINMLVSGINSHKIELEAWPLNVRQEAWAVLGKRIESHSTLFEKNRKMALQNEDIDPVFRQELSDIVLLTKESFLAE; translated from the coding sequence ATGTATCAACCACACTCAGGTATGAAGCAAATCGCGACTACCGATCATAGATCTAGTATAAAGAAACCTATTACCAAATTTATTGTTGTCACTTTATTATCTACATTAGTCTCTAGCTGTATGTCTACCATTCCCCAAATGGGCGATACAGATGGAAACACTATAACAGGCGGGGCTGGTGGAGGTAATGCCGAAGGTAATAATTCTAGCCTTGAACAATGTGATCAGACTTTAGGTACATTGACTGTATTTGAAGACACCAAGCAAGCATGGTGGCGTACTTACCGTTCACGATACCCTAAATTAGGTAGCACTTTACCTGTCATTCGATTAATGATTCAACAATCCAACTGTTTTGTAATCGTTGAGCGCGGGGCGGCAATGTCCTCGATGAATAGAGAGCGGCAGTTAATGCAATCAGGGCAATTAAGATCTGGTAGTAATATTGGTGGCGGACAAATGGTAGCCGCAGATTATACTTTAAGTCCGTCAATTCAATTTTCTGCAGAAGGAACAAAAGGTTTGCAAGCTGCTGGTGGCGCATTACTGGGTGGTTTAGGTTCCTTAATTGGTGGTGGAGTTAAAAAAAATGAAGCATCTACCACTCTATTATTAATTGATAACCGCTCAGGTGTGCAAGTATCAGCTGCTGTAGGTAGTGCTGGAAACTGGGATTTTAACCTGTTTAACGGCTTATTTGCAGGCCCTATAGCAGGTGGAGCAAGAGGGTTTTCAAATACGCCTGAAGGAAAAATTATCACAACTTCATTTGCAGATTCTTTTAATCAAATGGTCAAAGCACTGCGAAATTACAAACCTCAACAGGTAGAAGGAGGTCTAGGCAAAGGCGGAAGATTGACCATAGGAGGTGCCGATGATCCAATGCCGCAAGCGACAAATATTGCTCCTATTGCGCCAGCACCGCTACCTGCTCCCAACCCAGTTTATGTTGAACCTACCCCCAAAGTAGTCAAAAAACCTCGCAGTCAAAGTTTTTATATCGATGATAATTATGATGAAAAGGCTCTGAACAAATACTATGACTGGTTAAAAAACCACGCGCCTCTCATAGCGGCATTAGGTTCAATGTCTACAGAACAAATGGAAAAAGCCGGCAATGGTATGATGAATTACCGAACACTAATCAATATGTTGGTTAGTGGCATAAATTCACACAAAATTGAACTAGAAGCTTGGCCCCTTAATGTCAGACAAGAAGCTTGGGCCGTTTTAGGAAAACGAATAGAATCTCATTCGACGTTATTTGAAAAGAATCGAAAAATGGCACTGCAAAATGAAGATATAGATCCAGTATTTAGGCAAGAGCTAAGCGATATTGTATTGCTCACCAAAGAATCTTTTTTAGCAGAATAA
- the trkA gene encoding Trk system potassium transporter TrkA, whose translation MKIIILGAGQVGATLAENLVGEKNEITVIDSDPETLRQLQDRLDLQVVHGMGSHPDVLKKAGAEDADMLIAVTNSDESNMMACQVAFSLFKTPTKIARIRSEQYIIYQEQLFKHQDIPVDHLIAPEQLVTKAIKRLIDYPGALQVVEFADGKASLVAVKAYYGGLLVGHALSTLKEHIPNVDTRVAAIYRRGKPIRPLGTTIIEADDEVFFIAATKHIRTVMSELQKLESSYKRIMIAGGGLIGAGLAKLLEHDHNVKLIEYSQERAKYLSAHLDKTIVFAGDASDHELLTEENVEQIDAFIAVTNDDEANIMSAMLAKRLGAQKAMVLIQRGAYVDLVQGGEIDIAFSPQQATISALLTHIRRGDIVNVYSLRRGAAEAIEAIAHGDQNTSKVVGKKIREIKLPPGTTIGAIVRADEVIIAHGNTKIEPNDHVILFLVDKKYISHVEKLFQPSAFFFG comes from the coding sequence ATGAAAATAATCATTCTTGGTGCTGGCCAAGTTGGCGCGACATTAGCCGAAAATTTAGTTGGCGAAAAAAACGAAATAACGGTAATTGATTCTGATCCTGAAACATTAAGACAATTACAAGATAGGCTTGATCTGCAAGTTGTACATGGAATGGGCTCACACCCAGATGTTTTGAAAAAAGCAGGAGCCGAAGACGCTGACATGTTAATTGCCGTTACCAATAGTGACGAGAGTAATATGATGGCCTGCCAAGTCGCTTTTAGTTTATTCAAAACACCGACCAAAATAGCGCGGATTCGCTCCGAGCAATACATTATTTACCAAGAACAATTATTCAAACATCAAGATATTCCTGTAGACCACTTAATTGCCCCTGAGCAACTAGTCACCAAAGCCATCAAGCGATTAATTGATTACCCAGGTGCCTTACAAGTTGTAGAATTTGCTGACGGTAAAGCCAGCTTAGTGGCGGTTAAAGCTTATTACGGTGGTTTATTAGTAGGCCATGCATTATCCACATTAAAAGAACATATTCCTAATGTAGACACTCGTGTAGCGGCTATCTATAGACGTGGAAAACCAATCCGTCCTCTAGGCACCACTATTATCGAAGCTGACGATGAAGTGTTCTTTATTGCAGCCACCAAACATATTCGAACGGTAATGAGTGAATTACAAAAACTCGAATCAAGTTATAAAAGGATCATGATTGCTGGTGGCGGACTTATTGGTGCAGGGTTGGCCAAACTATTAGAACATGACCATAATGTGAAACTAATAGAATACAGCCAAGAAAGAGCTAAATACCTGTCAGCACATTTAGACAAAACTATAGTATTTGCTGGCGACGCTTCTGATCATGAGTTGCTCACCGAAGAAAATGTCGAACAAATTGATGCCTTTATCGCTGTCACTAATGACGATGAAGCCAACATTATGTCTGCTATGTTAGCCAAACGGTTAGGCGCTCAAAAAGCCATGGTATTAATTCAACGTGGTGCATATGTTGATTTAGTACAAGGTGGTGAAATAGATATCGCATTCTCCCCCCAACAAGCAACTATATCAGCACTATTAACCCATATAAGACGTGGCGACATAGTAAATGTTTACTCACTTAGACGAGGCGCAGCAGAAGCAATTGAAGCCATAGCTCACGGAGATCAAAATACATCTAAGGTAGTGGGTAAAAAAATACGAGAAATAAAGCTACCTCCTGGCACTACCATTGGTGCCATAGTGCGCGCAGATGAAGTTATCATTGCCCACGGCAACACAAAAATAGAACCGAATGATCACGTCATTTTGTTTTTGGTTGATAAAAAATACATTAGCCATGTTGAAAAACTATTCCAACCTAGTGCATTTTTCTTTGGTTAA
- the rsmB gene encoding 16S rRNA (cytosine(967)-C(5))-methyltransferase RsmB — protein MKNHKGRQVANLRADAAKVLFQILEEGQSARECLPLAQAQLKDQDKAWLQEMVYGVLRHLPILQFWLRQLLDKPLKNRFKITEHLIMLGFYQLAFSRVSQHAAVSETVAACQSLNTLAMKGLVNAILRTFIREDMANQAAPNEQIASGLPKWLYKKLENAYPTQLAQLVDNMQIKAPIWLRVNTQKITIAEFKQALSAENIEFQTSENHISGLILAKGCDVTTLPGFALGWFAVQDGAAQLAAEYLNPQADENILDCCAAPGGKTCHMIELQPNVKSITALEVDAYRAQRIQENFDRLGHKATIIVGDASQPNSWWDNKQYERILLDAPCSATGIIRRHPDIKWLRKAKDIEVLVELQKQILAAVWSQLKPGGTLLYATCSILPEENHLQISHFLSNTSDAILDTSFNNDSVDKPGRQIFPGDQQMDGFYYARLLKSA, from the coding sequence ATGAAAAACCATAAAGGTCGTCAAGTTGCCAATTTACGCGCTGATGCAGCCAAAGTCTTATTTCAAATTCTTGAAGAAGGTCAATCAGCTAGAGAATGTTTACCTCTCGCTCAGGCTCAGTTAAAAGATCAAGACAAAGCTTGGTTGCAAGAGATGGTCTACGGGGTGTTACGCCACCTACCGATTTTGCAGTTTTGGTTAAGGCAACTGCTAGATAAACCATTAAAAAACCGTTTTAAAATAACCGAACATCTGATTATGTTAGGTTTTTATCAGCTCGCTTTTAGTCGTGTCAGCCAACATGCCGCTGTTTCTGAAACTGTAGCGGCCTGCCAGTCATTAAACACATTAGCAATGAAGGGCTTAGTTAATGCCATTCTGCGTACTTTTATTCGTGAAGACATGGCAAACCAAGCAGCTCCTAATGAACAAATAGCCTCGGGGTTACCCAAGTGGTTATACAAAAAATTAGAGAATGCATACCCAACACAACTTGCTCAACTGGTTGATAATATGCAGATTAAAGCGCCTATCTGGTTGAGAGTTAACACCCAGAAAATAACTATTGCTGAATTTAAACAAGCCTTATCTGCAGAAAATATTGAATTTCAAACTTCAGAAAATCATATAAGCGGACTAATTTTAGCTAAAGGTTGTGACGTGACTACACTGCCTGGTTTTGCTTTAGGCTGGTTTGCAGTACAAGATGGTGCAGCCCAATTAGCGGCAGAATATTTAAATCCTCAAGCTGATGAGAATATTTTAGATTGTTGCGCTGCTCCCGGCGGCAAAACTTGTCACATGATAGAGCTACAGCCAAACGTCAAAAGTATTACTGCACTAGAAGTGGATGCCTATCGAGCACAAAGGATCCAAGAAAACTTCGACCGCTTAGGACACAAAGCGACAATCATAGTCGGTGACGCTAGCCAACCTAATAGTTGGTGGGACAACAAACAATACGAGCGAATATTACTAGATGCCCCCTGCTCTGCTACAGGTATTATAAGACGCCACCCAGACATAAAATGGTTACGTAAAGCAAAAGATATAGAAGTATTGGTTGAGCTGCAAAAGCAAATATTAGCTGCAGTTTGGTCACAATTAAAACCAGGTGGCACATTGTTGTATGCCACTTGTTCGATTTTGCCTGAAGAAAACCACTTACAAATAAGTCATTTCTTATCAAATACCAGCGATGCAATTCTGGATACAAGCTTCAATAATGACTCAGTTGACAAACCAGGCAGACAAATTTTTCCAGGAGACCAACAAATGGATGGTTTCTACTATGCCAGACTGCTAAAGTCTGCTTAA